In Gemmatimonadota bacterium, the following are encoded in one genomic region:
- the tuf gene encoding elongation factor Tu (EF-Tu; promotes GTP-dependent binding of aminoacyl-tRNA to the A-site of ribosomes during protein biosynthesis; when the tRNA anticodon matches the mRNA codon, GTP hydrolysis results; the inactive EF-Tu-GDP leaves the ribosome and release of GDP is promoted by elongation factor Ts; many prokaryotes have two copies of the gene encoding EF-Tu) encodes MAKAKFERTKPHVNVGTIGHVDHGKTTTTAALTKVSAEQGLATYIPYDQV; translated from the coding sequence ATGGCAAAAGCGAAATTCGAGCGGACGAAGCCGCACGTGAACGTGGGTACGATCGGGCACGTCGACCACGGGAAGACGACGACGACGGCGGCGTTGACGAAGGTGTCGGCGGAGCAGGGCCTGGCGACGTATATCCCGTACGACCAGGT